CGCTGCGCGAGGCCGAGATGATGGACCCGCACCAGCGGCTGCTGCTCCAGCTCGCCCACGAGGCGGTCGAGAACGCCTGCCTGGCGCCGGGGTCGCTGCGCGGGTCGCGCACCGCGGTCGTGCTCGGCCACTCCCAGTCCGACTACGAGACCCTGTACCGGGGCGAGGACCCGCACCAGACGCTCGGCGCGCTGTCCGCGTCGTCGGCCGCCCGGATCTCCTACCACCTCAACCTCACCGGGCCCGCCTACGTCGTGGACACCGCGTGCAGCAGCAGCCTGACCGCGCTGGCGAGCGCGGTGGACGAGCTGCGCAAGGGGACCGCGGACCTGGCGCTGGCGGGCGGGGTCAGCGTGCGGCCGGTGCTGTTCGCCGAACAGGCGCACACGCCCGTGCGGGGCGTGGAGTCGTCGGACGGCCGGTGCCGCCCGTTCGACGAGTGCGCGACCGGCGCGGTGGCGGGCGAGGGCGGCGCGGTGGTGCTGCTGCGCCGGCTGCGCGACGCGGTCGAGGCCGGCGACCCGGTGCGGGCTGTGCTCAAGGGGATCGCGGTCAACCACAACGGCCACCGGATGGTCGGGCTGAGCGCGCCCAGCCAGGCCGCCCAGACCGAGGTGGTGCGGCAGGCGTGGCGGGACGCGGACGTCGACCCCGCCACCGTGGCCTACGTCGAGTGCCACGGCTCGGCGACGCCCCTGGGCGACGTGATCGAGGTGGACGCGCTGCGCCGGGCGTTCGCCGGGGCCGGGGTCGCCGCGCCGGGCTGCGCCATCGGTTCGATCAAGGGCAACCTCGGCCACCTCGACGGCGCGGCCGGGATGGCCGGCCTGCTCAAGGCGCTGCTGTCCGTGGAGCGCGCCGAGCTGTACCCCACGGCGCACTTCGAGTCGCCCAACCCGCTGCTCGACCTGTCCGGGCCGGTGCACGTCAACCCCGCGCACCGGCCGTGGCCCGAGCGCGACGGCGTGCCGCGCCGGGCCGGGGTGAGCGCCCTGGGCATGACCGGCACCAACGTGCACGCGGTGCTGGAGCAGCCTCCCCCGCGCAGGCCGGCCGGCCCCGGTCCGGCGTTCTCCGGTCCGGCGTTCTCCGGTCCGGGCGTCGAGCTGGTGACCGTGTCGGCGAAGTCCGCCGCCGCGTTCCGGGCCTACCTCGACCGGCTGGCCGACTTCGCCGAGCGCACCGGCCACGACCTACGGACCGTCGCGCACGCGATGAACCGGGGCCGCGACGACCACCCGTTCCGCGGCGCGTTCGCGGTGGGGGGCGCGGAGGAACTGGTCGAGGCGCTGCGGTCGGCCGTGCCGCCCGACGAGGCGGTGCCCGACGACCGGCCCGTCGTGGTGCTGCTGTCCGGCGACGGCGTGCCCGACGACGCGACGTGGGCGGGGCTGGCCGAGGCGTTCCCCGTCCTGGCGGACGTGGTGCTGCCGGAGCGGCCCGCCGCCCGGCTCGTCGTGGCGCAGACCGCGCTGCTCGCGCTGGCCCGGTCGCTGGGCGTGCGGGACGCGCACCTGGTGGGCTCGGGTCCCGGGAACCTCGCCGTGCGCGTGGCCCGCGGCGAGCTGTCCGTCGAGGACGCCGTCGAGGACGCCGGGGAGCTGAGCGCCGAGCTGGACCGCACCCGGCTGGCCCGGGTGGTGGAGCGGTTCGCGGGCGACGGCGCGGTGCTGGTGGACCTGGGCGGCAACGGGGTGCTCACCCGCGAGGTCCGCCGCCTGCGCCCGGACCTGCCGTGCGTGGAGCTGTTCGCGGTGCCGGGACGGAGGGGCGTGCTGCGGCAGCTCGGCGCGCTGTACCGGCTCGGCGCGCGCCTCGACTGGGACGCGCACTACGCCGGGGCCGACGTCCCGCGCGTGGAGGCGCCGACCTACCCGTTCGAGCCGGTGCGCTGCTGGTGCCGCCCGCTCGACGAGGTCGCGGAACCCGGTCCGCTCACCGAGGACACCCGGTTGCGGCCGGTGCTGCGCCGCCCGCGCCCCGCCCCCGGCGGCGCGCCCGAGGACCGGGTGGCGCAGGTCTGGCAGGAGGTCCTGGGCGAGGAGGGCCTGACGCCGGACTCGGACTACTTCGCCCTCGGCGGCACGTCCATCGCCGGGATCAGCGTGCTGCGCGCGCTGGAGCGGGACTTCGACGTGCGGCTGACGTTCGCCGACCTGTACGCCCACCCGACCGTGCGCGCCCTGGCCGGCCGGGTGGCCGAGCTGCGGGAGGCCGGCGGGACGTCCGCGCCCGACGTGCTCGCGCCGGTTCCGCGCGGCGGCGCCCTGCCGGTGTCGTTCGGGCAGGAGCAGCTGTGGTACCTCGACCGGCTCGACCCCGGGACACCGCTCTACAACATCCCGCACGACCTGCGCCTGACCGGTCCGCTCGACGTGACCGCGCTGCTCGCGGCGATCCGCGGCGTGCAGGACAGGCACGAGGTGCTGCGCACCCGCATCGCGGCCGACGACGACGGCGTGCCCCGGGCGTACGTCCGGGAGGGGGAGCCGGAGGTCGTCGTGCGCGACCTGCGCGCGCTGCCGGAGGCCGAACGGCACCGCGAGGCCCGGCGGATCGTCGACGAGGAGGCGCGGCGGCCGTTCGACCTGGCGTCGGGGCCGCTGGTGCGGACCGCCGTGCTGCGCCTGGCCGACGAGGACCACGTGCTGCTGTGGAACTACCACCACATCGTCTTCGACGGCTGGTCCCCCACCGTGTTCTTCCGCGACTTCACCGAGCTGTACCGGGCGGCGCTGGAGGGGCGCCCGCCGGAGCTGCCGGAGCTGCCCGCGCAGTACGCCGACTTCGCCGCGCGGCAGCGCCGCCGCTCCGCCGAGGGCGGGCTGGACGAGGGGCTGCGGTTCTGGCGGTCGGAGCTGGCGGGCCTGCGGTCGCCGGAACTGCCGCTCGACCGGCCCCGGCCGGCCGTGCGCACCGCCGGCGGGGGGATGGTGGAGTTCGAGGTCGCGGAACCCGACGCCGAGGCGATCCGGGCGCTGGGCCGCCGGTTGGGCGTCACCACGTTCGTCACCATGCTCGCGGTGGTCGACGCCCTCCTGCACCGCTGGGCGCGGCTCACCGACGTGGTGGTGGGCGTGGCCACGTCCGGGCGCGTCGACCCGGCCTCGCACGACCTGATCGGCTACTTCAACAACGTGCTGCCGTTCCGCACCGCCGTGCGCGGCGACC
This region of Saccharothrix longispora genomic DNA includes:
- a CDS encoding condensation domain-containing protein — protein: MRDEDIAIIGVAALLPGPDGAVGLDGLAGLLAGGVDLVGPPSPTRVRHTGGSAGTRYLRMAHLDRIDLFDHRFFGIPLREAEMMDPHQRLLLQLAHEAVENACLAPGSLRGSRTAVVLGHSQSDYETLYRGEDPHQTLGALSASSAARISYHLNLTGPAYVVDTACSSSLTALASAVDELRKGTADLALAGGVSVRPVLFAEQAHTPVRGVESSDGRCRPFDECATGAVAGEGGAVVLLRRLRDAVEAGDPVRAVLKGIAVNHNGHRMVGLSAPSQAAQTEVVRQAWRDADVDPATVAYVECHGSATPLGDVIEVDALRRAFAGAGVAAPGCAIGSIKGNLGHLDGAAGMAGLLKALLSVERAELYPTAHFESPNPLLDLSGPVHVNPAHRPWPERDGVPRRAGVSALGMTGTNVHAVLEQPPPRRPAGPGPAFSGPAFSGPGVELVTVSAKSAAAFRAYLDRLADFAERTGHDLRTVAHAMNRGRDDHPFRGAFAVGGAEELVEALRSAVPPDEAVPDDRPVVVLLSGDGVPDDATWAGLAEAFPVLADVVLPERPAARLVVAQTALLALARSLGVRDAHLVGSGPGNLAVRVARGELSVEDAVEDAGELSAELDRTRLARVVERFAGDGAVLVDLGGNGVLTREVRRLRPDLPCVELFAVPGRRGVLRQLGALYRLGARLDWDAHYAGADVPRVEAPTYPFEPVRCWCRPLDEVAEPGPLTEDTRLRPVLRRPRPAPGGAPEDRVAQVWQEVLGEEGLTPDSDYFALGGTSIAGISVLRALERDFDVRLTFADLYAHPTVRALAGRVAELREAGGTSAPDVLAPVPRGGALPVSFGQEQLWYLDRLDPGTPLYNIPHDLRLTGPLDVTALLAAIRGVQDRHEVLRTRIAADDDGVPRAYVREGEPEVVVRDLRALPEAERHREARRIVDEEARRPFDLASGPLVRTAVLRLADEDHVLLWNYHHIVFDGWSPTVFFRDFTELYRAALEGRPPELPELPAQYADFAARQRRRSAEGGLDEGLRFWRSELAGLRSPELPLDRPRPAVRTAGGGMVEFEVAEPDAEAIRALGRRLGVTTFVTMLAVVDALLHRWARLTDVVVGVATSGRVDPASHDLIGYFNNVLPFRTAVRGDLRFTDLVRRCARTVADVLDHEEVPLEKVVAEVLERREPGRHPLFDVVYTYQNVPQATAELAGLPCTRYLDGAIAGIAPGTAKFDLTIGVVDQGAGPMSGYLEHAAALYDPATARRLATWLPAVVARVAADPDVRLDDLTVVAPGGGGPGGGGPGGGGPGGAPEADDVEVRVNGSGPPRAVEVLTAICADLLGADSVSPDDNFFALGGDSVLGVRVAARAAKAGVHITPQQLLQHPTVGGLAAAAVVDGAPIPRPAAPEAIGPGTVGPETVAPDARPIPLTPIMRSFLEHVPDRRGDFVEVHVVELTSTDVTADAVRTAVRHLAARHEPLRYRFRRNAVGTRAECAADAEVPFDVVFLPPGDEREVVAADCRALKDDLDLERGPLARARYYERGHLRGGLLVLLVHHFVFDNMSTVVLLDDLDALIAEAVAGRAATPAPAPAGWREWAWHLHDLAASDEVAAELAYWTAVLREGSSFGLPAGSGGEGLVSRSAGPVPVASASGREVALCATALGLARWSGADGAFLAVEGEATPNVYRRAGRGPSIGWFTSLHPVSLPVADSARATLPLVVDRARSVPHDGVGYGVLRHLSPHGPGPAALRALPEPRALLVHVPGDVAAFDTGVGLLRTRWDLAVHLKKAMTSWFPLIVAVSERAGEVRVDVNSLADFGQSEVEALADGIAAAYGELA